A single Falco naumanni isolate bFalNau1 chromosome 20, bFalNau1.pat, whole genome shotgun sequence DNA region contains:
- the CASQ1 gene encoding calsequestrin-1: protein MGAWAWVLVLLVLGAGGPGGGGEGLDFPTYDGLDRVLPVTLKNYKAMLKRFPVLALFHHGPGQGGRAAQRHREMEELILELAAQVLEDKGVGFGLVDSEKDAAVAKKLGLTEEDSIYVFKEDEVIEYDGELAADTLVEFLLDVLEDPVEFIEGDHELQAFENIEDDPKLIGYFKNEDSEHFKAFEEAAEEFHPYISFFATFDSKVAKKLTLKLNEIDFYEPFMEEPLTIPERPNSKEEIVAFVEEHKRATLRKLKPKSMYETWEDDMDGIHIVAFAEEDDPDGFEFLEILKDVARDNTENPDLSILWIDPEDFPLLIPYWEKTFNIDLSRPQIGVVNVTDADSVWLEMVDEDDLPSMEELEEWIEDVLAGEINTEDDNDDNDEDDDDDDDDD from the exons ATGGGGGCCTGGGCgtgggtgctggtgctgctggtgctgggggctggggggccgggggggggcggggagggtCTGGACTTCCCCACCTACGACGGCCTGGACCGGGTGTTGCCCGTCACCCTGAAGAACTACAAGGCGATGCTGAAGCGGTTCCCGGTGCTGGCCCTGTTCCACCATGGCCCCGGGCAGGGTGGCCGGGCCGCCCAGCGCCACCGCGAGATGGAGGagctcatcctggag ctggcagcccagGTGCTGGAGGACAAGGGGGTGGGCTTTGGCCTCGTCGACTCTGAGAAGGACGCAGCTGTGGCCAAAAAGCTGG GCCTGACGGAGGAGGACAGCATCTACGTGTTCAAGGAAGACGAGGTGATCGAGTATGATGGGGAGCTGGCGGCGGACACACTGGTGGAGTTCCTGCTGGAT GTGCTGGAGGACCCAGTGGAGTTCATTGAGGGCGACCACGAGCTCCAGGCCTTTGAGAATATTGAGGATGACCCCAAACTCATCGGCTACTTCAAGAACGAGGACTCAGAGC ACTTCAAGGCTTTTGAGGAGGCGGCAGAGGAGTTTCACCCCTACATCTCCTTCTTCGCCACCTTTGACAGCAAG gtggccaagaagcTGACCCTGAAGCTGAACGAGATCGACTTCTACGAGCCCTTCATGGAGGAGCCACTGACCATCCCCGAGCGGCCCAACAGCAAGGAGGAGATCGTGGCATTCGTGGAGGAGCACAAGCG GGCCACTCTGCGCAAACTCAAACCCAAGAGCATGTATGAGACCTGG GAGGATGACATGGATGGGATCCACATTGTGGCCTTCGCAGAAGAGGATGATCCGG ATGGGTTTGAGTTCCTGGAGATCCTGAAGGATGTGGCCCGAGACAACACGGAGAACCCTGACCTCAGCATCCTCTGGATCGACCCGGAGGATTTCCCACTG CTCATCCCTTACTGGGAGAAAACCTTCAACATCGACCTGTCCAGGCCCCAGATTGGGGTGGTCAACGTTACTGAC GCTGACAGCGTGTGGCTGGAGATGGTGGACGAGGACGACCTGCCCAGcatggaggagctggaggagtgGATCGAGGACGTGCTGGCAGGAGAGATCAACACTGAGGACGACAATGACGACAATGACGAGGACGATGATGACGATGACGACGACGACTAG
- the PEA15 gene encoding astrocytic phosphoprotein PEA-15: MAEYRSLLEELAQNITAEDLEQLKSACKEDIPSEESEAIATSHHWFAFLEKHSKLDRDNLSYIEHIFEISRRPDLLTMVVQYRTQVLKISEEDEVDTKLTRIPSAKKYKDIIRQPSEEEIIKLAPPPKKA; the protein is encoded by the exons ATGGCCGAGTACCGCAGcttgctggaggagctggcCCAGAACATCACGGCCGAGGACCTGGAGCAGCTGAAGTCCGCCTGCAAGGAGGACATCCCCAGTGAGGAGAGCGAGGCCATCGCCACCAGCCACCACTGGTTCGCCTTCCTTGAGAAGCACAGCAAACTGGACAGAG ACAACCTGTCCTACATCGAGCACATCTTTGAGATCTCGCGCCGCCCCGACCTGCTGACCATGGTGGTGCAGTACCGCACCCAGGTCCTCAAGATCTCCGAGGAGGACGAGGTGGACACCAAGCTCACCCGCATCCCCAGCGCCAAGAAGTACAAGG ACATCATCCGGCAGCCCTCAGAAGAGGAGATCATCAAATTGGCCCCCCCACCCAAGAAAGCCTGA
- the DCAF8 gene encoding DDB1- and CUL4-associated factor 8, with amino-acid sequence MSDKGSSMDGKTDIVNGSLSSSPEEMSAEEGRETSSGIEVEASDLSLSLTGDDVGPNRTSTESRDTDTESSGEEKDSDSMDDTGHYSINEENRALDRSHSEEEEEDDEEEEQRSHRRAQRKRANHDQDSSDDEQALEDWVSSETTALPQPRWQAVHALRERELGSSARFVYDACGARVFVQRFRLQHGLEGHTGCVNTLHFNQRGTWLASGSDDLKVVVWDWVRRQPVLEFESGHKSNVFQAKFLPNSGDSTLAMCARDGQVRVAELSATQCCKNTKRVAQHKGASHKLALEPDSPCTFLSAGEDAVVFTIDLRQDRPASKLVVTKEKEKKVGLYTIYVNPANTYQFAVGGRDQFVRIYDQRKIDENENNGVLKKFCPHHLVNSESKANITCLVYSHDGSELLASYNDEDIYLFNSSHSDGAEYIKRYKGHRNNATVKGVNFYGPKSEFVVSGSDCGHIFLWEKSSCQIVQFMEGDKGGVVNCLEPHPHLPVLATSGLDHDVKIWAPTAENPTELAGLKEVIKKNKLERDEDSLHHTDMFDSHMLWFLMHHLRQRRHHRRRREPGAPDGDSDESPSSSDTSDDEEEGPDRVQCMPS; translated from the exons ATGTCAGACAAAGGAAGCAGCATGGATGGAAAGACAGACATAGTGAATG GCAGCTTGTCCAGCAGCCCAGAGGAGATGTCAGCTGAGGAGGGCCGAGAAACCTCCTCTGGCATCGAGGTGGAGGCATCTGACCTCAGCCTGAGCCTCACGGGAGATGATGTGGGGCCCAACCGCACCAGCACGGAGAGTCGGGACACTGACACAGAGAGCTCGGGAGAAGAGAAGGACTCGGACAGCATGGATGACACGGGCCACTACTCCATAAATGAGGAGAACCGTGCCCTCGACCGGTCGCActcagaggaggaagaggaggatgatgaagaggaggagcagCGGTCCCACCGCCGTGCCCAGCGCAAGCGTGCCAACCACGACCAAGACTCCTCTGATGACGAGCAGGCCCTGGAGGACTGGGTGTCCTCGGAGACTACggcgctgccccagccccgctggcAGGCGGTCCATGCCCTCCGGGAAAGGGAGCTGGGCTCCAGTGCCCGCTTTGTCTATGACGCCTGCGGGGCCAGGGTCTTTGTGCAACGCTTCCGCCTCCAGCATGGCCTGGAGGGCCACACGGGCTGCGTCAACACCCTGCACTTTAACCAGCGTGGCACGTGGCTGGCCAGCGGCAGCGATGACCTCAAAGTGGTGGTGTGGGACTGGGTCAGGAGGCAGCCAGTGCTGGAGTTCGAGAGCGGCCACAAAAGCAATGTCTTCCAG GCCAAGTTCCTCCCCAACAGTGGCGACTCCACTCTGGCTATGTGTGCTCGGGATGGCCAGGTCCGGGTGGCCGAGCTCTCCGCCACTCAGTGCTGCAAAAACACCAAGCGTGTGGCACAGCACAAAGGAGCGTCACACAAG CTGGCCCTAGAACCGGATTCTCCGTGCACTTTCCTATCAGCAGGTGAAGATGCTGTAGTCTTCACCATTGATCTGAGACAAGACCGGCCCGCCTC GAAACTGGTTGtgacaaaggaaaaggagaagaaagtggGTCTGTATACCATCTATGTGAACCCAGCCAACACCTACCAGTTTGCTGTGGGAGGCAGAGATCAGTTTGTCCG GATTTACGACCAGCGGAAAATAGATGAGAATGAGAACAACGGTGTACTAAAGAAGTTCTGTCCTCACCACTTG GTGAACAGTGAGTCCAAAGCCAACATCACTTGTCTCGTCTACAGCCACGACGGCTCGG AGCTGTTGGCCAGCTACAACGATGAGGATATCTATCTCTTCAACTCCTCTCACAGTGACGGAGCGGAGTACATCAAGAGATACAAGGGACATCGCAATAATGCCACTG TGAAAGGCGTCAATTTTTATGGCCCGAAAAGCGAGTTTGTGGTGAGCGGCAGCGATTGCGGCCACATCTTCCTGTGGGAGAAATCGTCCTGCCAGATCGTGCAGTTCATGGAGGGTGACAAGGGAGGAGTG GTGAACTGCCTGGagccccatccccacctccccGTCTTGGCCACCAGTGGCCTCGACCACGATGTCAAGATTTGGGCACCCACAGCGGAGAATCCCACCGAGCTGGCTGGCCTCAAGGAG GTGATCAAGAAGAACAAACTGGAGCGGGACGAGGACAGCCTCCACCACACCGACATGTTCGACAGCCACATGCTCTGGTTCCTCATGCACCACCTGCGACAGAGACGCCATCACCGG CGCCGAAGAGAGCCAGGAGCGCCGGACGGTGACTCAGACGAGTCTCCCAGCTCCTCTGACACCTCGGACGATGAGGAAGAAGGGCCGGACCGGGTGCAGTGCATGCCGTCGTGA